GATTTATATAACGAAGGCAAAATTAAAAATATTGGCGTTAGTAATTTTCATGTAAATCATTTAGAAGAATTGTTGAAACAAGCTTCTATCAAACCAGTTATTAATCAAATAGAATGCCATCCTTATTTAATTCAAAAAGATTTAAGAGCTTATTTAGAAGCACAAAAGATCGTTGCGCAATCTTGGTCTCCGCTCATGAATGGTCAAATTTTAGAAGACGAAGTTGTTAAAGAAATTGCAAATGAATTAGGTAAAACACCTGCACAAGTCATTATAAGATGGAATATTGATGAGAACATAGTCGTAATTCCAAAATCAGTTACACCATCTCGTATAGAAGAAAATTTAAATGTATTTGATTTTGAATTATCAGATAGTCAATTATCAAGATTGAATGCATTAAATAAAGATGAAAGAATAGGTCCAGATCCAGAAACATTTTCAGCAGAATAAAAGAAGCACTAAAATTAGTTTCTATAAAAAAGCGTCTGGGACATAAATGTCCTAAACTATAATGATTTTGTAAAGTG
This portion of the Mammaliicoccus vitulinus genome encodes:
- a CDS encoding aldo/keto reductase, translated to MTQKLVELYNGNTIPALGLGTFRVENNDECREAVKHAIISGYTHIDTAQIYNNEEKVGQGIKEGLEESGLKREDLFITTKLWMSDYGRENVQLAYEASLKRLGLDYVDLYLIHWPGQDTALISETWKAMEDLYNEGKIKNIGVSNFHVNHLEELLKQASIKPVINQIECHPYLIQKDLRAYLEAQKIVAQSWSPLMNGQILEDEVVKEIANELGKTPAQVIIRWNIDENIVVIPKSVTPSRIEENLNVFDFELSDSQLSRLNALNKDERIGPDPETFSAE